TTTCCAGCCTTTTTAAGCCGCTTAAACATTTTAGTTTCCTGAGTAAATTTTCATCCAACAAAGCCATCAGGGAAAATCATGGATAATGTAACCTTAGCAGCTCATATCAAATGTCAAACATAGGAATTTTTCTTAAGAATGCTAGAACTATCTTACAATGATTAGTAATACAAATGATAGCAACGAATAAAATTGAGTGTATGCTTAGAAAGACTAAAATTcagaaaaactaaaaatagatTAATACCTTGATAAATATGTTTGCAGTGCCACTCTTATGAAAATTAGGATGTCGCTGAGAATACATGATGTGAATAGGCTTGTTATACAGTGGAGTGAAATTAAATAAATCCAATGCCCTAGCCGCTGTAGACAGAAAGAACAAAAGCGCACTGGTAATTAATTGAATAATTCAAAagaatgaaattataattatctAAAACACCAACTTGTTCTTTCAAAAAAAGAAACATGAACTTGAAAGAAATGAATCATAAAAAGTTAATTTCTAACATACAAGTTCGATCCACTCTTGGGGAGTTGCAAACATGCATTCTATATCTAAAGACTACATACATTATGAGAAGTTCCAAAGCAAAACTAACAATTAACTATTTTTACATTTCCAAGAAACATTAACAATTAACCATCAGCAAGAAATACCTAGATACTATAATACACTTAaacttttcaattaaattagATTACAAAGTAATTACCAATAATGTTATACAATTATAGTAATTGCAATAATATCTTTCAATAACTACATTCCCATTCCAAAAGAACTCGCAGTCGAGATAACTATCAAACATCTTTCAATTGTTGATTATTTAATAAAGAACAAGTTTTTAAAGTTAAGTAGAAGTCTAACCACCACGAGGATTGTTATAGTTGACATAGCCGTAGCTGATAGAACGACCGGTAGCCAAGTCCCGACAAACTCTTACTGAGGCAACATGAGCCACCTGGCTAAACGTTTGGAAGAGTTGCTCATCAGTAATAGAAGCATCAGGATCCCCGACATAGAGTGAAGTCAGCATAAACTGCGGTCCCCCAGGTCCGGGAGCAACGCCATTTGGCCCGGAAACTGGCGCCTGATACTAAACATGAATTTGCGCCATTAAAAGAACCCTAATCCAACTCTTTTAAATCCTTGTTTTTTATATTTCAGTTTTTACAAAAGTTCGAAAAAAAAAGAGGTAAAATAAAACCAGTAATACAAACATAGTTGAAATtataaaagaagaggaggaagaaaaaaggAGAACTTACAGAGGTTCTCAAAAGGGAAATGAGGCAGCTTTGTGGAGGCGAGGAACGAGTCAGATATGAATCGGCGGTTCCTAATGACAGAATCGATAGAGGCACTACTTTTACAACAATGACGAATTGACAAACAATGGGTGAACAAATACAGGGTAAAATTGTCTGGGGGAGAAATTTTGCTATTACATCCGTTGTTAGTCTATTCTTAGCCCCTTTCACTGAATGACGATTCGGTAAATCAAATGAATAGAAGAGGAATAGCCATTCGCCGAATGAAGAAAACTGTGAAGCAAACTATGGCTTAACTGTTCATCTAAGAATAATGAGGGAATGGCTATTCCATTCCCTCCAACTAAACGCGGcctgaaattcatacaatttaatccttattccaagcttaACAGATTTTTATACAAAACAATAGCAACcaatgtatttcataaaattcagaattttttcatgaattttccatcttttcaatttagtccctaaattataatttcatcaatatttctctttacaaaatttgtttatctatcaacaaccttttattttctaccataaaatttcataattcaactatactcatctatgaaaaactttaatactttaataacttttcaaattaatccctgagatagctagattaagctattgcgatatcggaaacataaaaattattaaaaatgggaccaaaatacttaattaaacaaaataagctTGCTTGAGCTCAACTATCATGACTAGGGTTTCCATGCCttattttaggaaagatgatgaaaaatgatgatattttattattttctttattttatcatcattattttatcatctttccaatttaacccttaataatTTACTAAATTCCAATGTTGAataatcatccttatctactaactccattaatt
This window of the Gossypium hirsutum isolate 1008001.06 chromosome A09, Gossypium_hirsutum_v2.1, whole genome shotgun sequence genome carries:
- the LOC121206109 gene encoding polyadenylate-binding protein 2-like, whose product is MLTSLYVGDPDASITDEQLFQTFSQVAHVASVRVCRDLATGRSISYGYVNYNNPRGAARALDLFNFTPLYNKPIHIMYSQRHPNFHKSGTANIFIKETKMFKRLKKAGKHTKMVEQFGSFDEEGLLFDDIFGEEEASFCG